A genomic stretch from Chloroflexota bacterium includes:
- a CDS encoding HU family DNA-binding protein, which translates to MHRAELSKMVAERLGISQAAAADATSAVLDSIGQALSENDRVTLTGFGTFSVKERAARQMRAIAGENAGQMIDVPARKYVAFKAGNTLEQTVRGGHQ; encoded by the coding sequence ATACACAGGGCTGAATTGAGCAAGATGGTAGCGGAACGACTGGGAATCAGTCAGGCCGCCGCCGCCGATGCCACTTCGGCTGTATTAGACAGCATTGGACAAGCGCTTTCTGAGAACGACCGTGTGACTCTAACTGGGTTCGGCACATTCTCGGTGAAGGAGAGAGCCGCCCGCCAGATGCGTGCGATAGCGGGAGAGAATGCGGGGCAGATGATTGATGTGCCGGCCCGCAAATATGTTGCCTTCAAAGCCGGAAACACCCTTGAGCAGACTGTACGAGGCGGTCATCAATAA
- a CDS encoding thiolase family protein has protein sequence MDRRWDGVSLDRSCGGLSKEACLKAIADAGLSLDDIDGLITSPETRAEQTWAPRPYFDPPYDSEDGLTKASADWMQRELGFRNIKYLESDAPYIGPMMGLAAQAVGDGLCETALVWYPMVNLSGRYGHNNPQNVSNEAHGNSAFTIPWGYQSGAMFNNLVVFRQYCQKYGKSHDGLAPLCLNLRRNGLMTPWGFYALHEPYQLTLEDYLNGRVIEEPLVIYDCDRPVNTCAAFIFTTAERARDLRQKPVYVLNHAQHNIRGRSSMATLDEHQEAVASLARKMWEGSGLGPENVDIFNPYDGYLTFTQQFLEGFQWHGVKLGEAHDFYADDIRVEGPHPFLSSGGNNGTGRNRAVLYADSIQQLRGTAGARQVTVRAETALAGCNTPDSNGFMMFSKYPS, from the coding sequence ATGGACCGGCGATGGGACGGGGTGAGCCTTGACAGGAGCTGCGGGGGCCTGAGCAAGGAGGCGTGCCTGAAGGCAATCGCGGACGCGGGCCTGTCGCTGGACGACATTGACGGGCTTATCACGAGCCCGGAGACCCGCGCCGAGCAGACCTGGGCACCCCGCCCTTACTTCGATCCTCCCTACGACAGCGAAGACGGTCTGACCAAGGCTTCGGCGGATTGGATGCAGAGGGAATTGGGTTTCAGGAACATAAAGTATCTTGAGTCCGACGCGCCCTACATCGGCCCGATGATGGGACTGGCCGCCCAAGCGGTCGGCGATGGATTATGCGAGACCGCCCTGGTGTGGTATCCGATGGTCAACCTTTCAGGACGGTACGGGCACAACAATCCTCAGAATGTCAGCAATGAAGCCCACGGAAACAGCGCATTCACAATTCCATGGGGCTACCAGAGCGGGGCGATGTTTAATAACCTGGTGGTCTTCCGGCAGTACTGCCAGAAGTACGGCAAGTCCCACGACGGGCTGGCTCCCCTCTGTCTGAACTTGCGCAGAAACGGCCTGATGACGCCCTGGGGTTTCTACGCTCTGCACGAGCCATATCAGCTTACGCTCGAGGATTACCTAAACGGGCGCGTGATCGAGGAACCGCTGGTGATCTATGATTGCGACAGGCCGGTGAATACCTGCGCGGCCTTCATCTTCACCACCGCCGAGCGCGCAAGGGACCTGAGGCAGAAGCCGGTCTATGTCCTTAATCACGCACAGCACAACATCAGGGGCAGGAGCAGCATGGCGACCCTGGATGAGCATCAGGAGGCGGTCGCCAGTCTCGCTCGGAAGATGTGGGAGGGTTCAGGGCTGGGTCCTGAGAACGTTGACATATTCAACCCATACGACGGATACCTCACGTTTACGCAGCAATTCCTGGAGGGCTTCCAATGGCACGGCGTTAAGTTAGGAGAAGCTCACGACTTCTATGCCGACGACATCAGGGTCGAAGGGCCGCATCCCTTCCTCTCCAGTGGCGGAAATAACGGAACAGGACGCAACCGTGCCGTCCTCTACGCTGACAGTATTCAGCAGCTCAGGGGAACGGCAGGCGCGCGACAGGTGACGGTGCGGGCGGAAACTGCCCTTGCGGGCTGCAATACACCCGACAGCAACGGGTTCATGATGTTCAGCAAGTATCCGAGCTAG
- a CDS encoding response regulator produces the protein MKACDNLTSEMKEMHDRLIELTGAILRINEDLDFYGVLKEVVHSARVLSGARYGGITVLDDSGQLEEFVTSGLTPEEHKTLAELPESASFFDHLNGVNETLRIVDLPAYMRSIGIPELRSPIDVASLLVAPIRNKDLRMGSIYLARGVEGSEFTNDDEDVLLMFAAQAALVIANARRFRNEQRARSDLEALINTSPVGVVVFDAKSGAPVSHNRETLRIITGLGEVEHPRERIMDVLSIRRMDGREVRMEETSLVQMVSSGGTIRAEEVVLQLPEGKPMTVLVNATPIYSAEGSEMESVIVTLQDMTPIEYLERLRAEFLGMVSHELRTPLAAIKGAAATLLDESGSLNSGDVRHFHTIIDDQADRMRRMISDLLDMAHIESGSLTINPEASDPATLLEQAAKAFVGGGGRNELRFELPAELPTVMADRPRIIQVVSNLLYNASRHSQDFSIIRVTAAHQNLHVAVSISDDGWGLMPDQLPYLFRKHSRIEGNNVSRETTGMGLGLAICKGIVEAHGGRIWAESEGQEQGTRFTFTIPVAERSASELSVDLYGVSGGARAEAEEQACILVVDDDPQILRQVRDILYEAGYVTILASHPEEAVALTESNEPQLVLLDSVLSGTDGMELMQDIQAISDIPAIFLSAYGRSQSIERALDLGAADYMLKPFSPTELTARIRAALRRESEPNRIEPSDAFHLGTLRIDYTHRQVLVDAQSVHLTPIEYEMLRFLSLNAGRVVTHDQLLRRVWRVPRNGDPQVVRTHMRRLRRKLGDDAANPMFIFTEPRMGYRMPRASKSG, from the coding sequence TTGAAGGCGTGTGACAATCTAACGTCGGAAATGAAGGAGATGCATGACCGGCTAATTGAACTGACCGGCGCGATCCTGCGCATCAATGAAGATCTCGACTTTTACGGTGTACTCAAGGAGGTTGTCCACAGCGCTCGTGTCCTTTCAGGTGCGCGTTATGGCGGGATAACCGTACTCGACGACTCGGGGCAACTAGAGGAATTTGTGACGAGCGGGCTGACCCCGGAAGAACATAAGACCCTGGCTGAATTGCCTGAAAGTGCGAGTTTCTTTGACCATCTCAATGGCGTGAATGAGACGCTGAGGATAGTCGATCTTCCAGCCTATATGAGATCAATCGGCATACCCGAACTGCGTAGTCCAATCGATGTCGCTTCCCTATTGGTGGCACCAATTCGCAACAAAGACCTGCGGATGGGTTCCATATACCTGGCTAGAGGTGTCGAAGGAAGTGAGTTCACGAACGATGATGAGGATGTCCTGTTGATGTTTGCTGCTCAGGCGGCTCTGGTGATAGCTAACGCGCGGAGGTTTAGGAACGAACAGCGAGCAAGATCTGACCTTGAGGCTCTGATCAACACGTCTCCGGTGGGTGTTGTCGTATTCGATGCTAAATCCGGCGCGCCCGTGTCTCACAACAGGGAAACACTGCGGATCATTACAGGTCTTGGAGAGGTTGAACACCCTCGTGAACGTATTATGGATGTTTTGAGCATACGCAGGATGGACGGCAGAGAAGTTCGCATGGAAGAGACCTCCCTCGTGCAGATGGTCAGTTCTGGCGGAACAATTCGTGCTGAGGAAGTCGTCCTCCAGTTGCCGGAAGGTAAGCCCATGACTGTGCTGGTCAACGCCACACCCATTTACTCCGCAGAGGGTAGTGAGATGGAATCAGTGATCGTAACCCTCCAGGATATGACACCAATTGAGTATCTCGAGAGGTTGAGAGCTGAGTTTCTCGGTATGGTCAGTCACGAGCTGCGTACGCCTCTAGCCGCCATCAAGGGAGCGGCCGCCACGCTACTCGACGAGTCCGGAAGTCTGAACTCCGGAGATGTCCGGCACTTCCACACAATTATCGACGACCAGGCCGATCGAATGCGTAGGATGATCTCGGATCTGCTGGATATGGCACACATCGAGTCGGGCAGTCTTACCATCAACCCAGAAGCATCCGACCCTGCGACCCTCCTGGAACAGGCGGCAAAAGCCTTTGTCGGCGGCGGAGGCCGAAACGAGCTACGCTTCGAGCTACCGGCGGAACTTCCAACTGTTATGGCAGATAGGCCTCGAATTATACAGGTCGTTAGCAACCTACTCTACAATGCGTCTCGCCACTCGCAGGACTTTTCTATTATTCGAGTGACTGCTGCCCATCAGAACCTCCACGTTGCGGTTTCGATTTCAGATGACGGGTGGGGCCTGATGCCCGATCAACTGCCATACCTGTTTCGGAAGCACTCCCGAATTGAAGGTAACAACGTCAGTAGGGAGACTACTGGAATGGGCCTGGGTCTGGCCATCTGCAAGGGTATAGTCGAGGCTCATGGCGGCAGGATATGGGCGGAGAGTGAGGGCCAAGAACAGGGCACTCGGTTCACATTTACGATTCCAGTTGCTGAACGTAGCGCCTCAGAATTGTCTGTAGACCTTTATGGCGTTTCGGGTGGGGCGCGTGCCGAAGCGGAAGAACAGGCGTGCATCCTGGTGGTGGATGATGACCCGCAGATACTGAGACAGGTAAGAGATATCCTCTACGAAGCCGGCTATGTAACGATCCTTGCGTCTCACCCTGAGGAAGCAGTCGCCCTGACAGAGTCGAATGAACCTCAGCTGGTCCTGCTAGATTCGGTACTGTCAGGAACCGACGGTATGGAGTTGATGCAAGACATCCAGGCTATCTCAGACATACCTGCGATCTTCCTTTCTGCGTACGGCAGAAGCCAAAGTATCGAGCGCGCTCTTGACCTGGGAGCCGCAGATTATATGCTCAAACCCTTCTCACCAACCGAACTTACAGCGAGAATCCGGGCCGCGCTGCGAAGGGAGTCGGAACCGAATAGAATCGAACCTTCTGATGCCTTTCATCTGGGCACCCTGAGGATCGACTATACGCACCGACAGGTTCTGGTAGACGCCCAGTCGGTACATCTGACTCCCATTGAGTACGAGATGCTGCGCTTCCTCTCATTGAATGCCGGGAGAGTAGTGACTCACGATCAGTTATTGCGACGAGTCTGGCGCGTGCCCAGAAACGGTGATCCCCAAGTTGTTCGAACTCACATGCGCAGGCTCAGACGTAAGCTGGGCGATGATGCAGCCAATCCGATGTTTATCTTCACAGAGCCAAGGATGGGCTACCGTATGCCGAGGGCCAGCAAATCCGGCTAA